The proteins below come from a single Etheostoma spectabile isolate EspeVRDwgs_2016 chromosome 4, UIUC_Espe_1.0, whole genome shotgun sequence genomic window:
- the fam83d gene encoding protein FAM83D, producing the protein MALSQCLDDSPLRLAPKHTGVEDLNLHEVYNERHRLALEELLSAGLDNFLDFLRKERIPNFLSDDEMQRIRNAAVPPRGVSLHGDDQALEQSLSSSLDCSSVTYFPEVSDVEPPLLEIGWPAFTAGSYRGVTRAVAHFQPSYGECIYSCKEATRRMIKSAREVIAIVTDSLTDLDILKDLQEACSHRKVPVYILLDQSCAPAFLKMCRNGGVFLEDLQQMRVRTITGTTYYMRSGARITGEVHERFMLIDGNKVATGSYRYNWTDGKINSSNLIELSGQITEKFDEEFRILYAQSLPINTRGPPSVRNSSIYEHLLIKHSITSSPQLARERPVCLTSTPSRNPLNLASQPPCEPSTPDRHKTNSVSDSSTIGEEWTEQQHMQEEILAGSTTQRFPADQLAEKEPATPSPVSCHASTQTSQSVMDSYTQIEFQLTQHPNLITPTSTGPNQATSISFPSPRQSSPTQAAPDGTLKDSFHKLTKERQHHYSTIRSKLEHMVTTLSQRRELVDVTNMTQWPGAHSRPRVHKDCKQEPNPRLLVESVGMGTWPGARCVH; encoded by the exons ATGGCCCTGTCACAGTGCCTGGACGACTCACCTCTGAGGTTGGCTCCGAAACACACCGGGGTCGAGGACCTGAACCTGCACGAGGTGTACAACGAGAGACACCGGCTAGCACTGGAAGAGCTGCTGTCGGCAGGGCTCGACAACTTTCTGGACTTCCTCAGGAAAGAGAGGATTCCCAACTTTCTGTCGGACGATGAGATGCAGCGGATCAGGAACGCCGCCGTGCCCCCGCGCGGTGTGTCCCTCCACGGGGACGACCAGGCACTGGAGCAGTCGCTCAGCAGCTCCCTGGACTGCTCCTCCGTCACCTATTTCCCCGAGGTGTCAGACGTGGAGCCACCGCTGCTGGAGATCGGCTGGCCCGCCTTCACTGCCGGCTCCTACCGGGGAGTCACACGGGCCGTGGCGCACTTCCAGCCCAGCTACGGCGAGTGCATTTATAGCTGCAAGGAGGCTACGAGGCGTATGATTAAAAGTGCAAGAGAG GTGATTGCCATAGTTACAGACTCCCTGACTGACCTGGATATCCTTAAGGATCTTCAGGAGGCATGTTCCCACCGCAAAGTCCCTGTCTACATCCTGCTGGACCAATCATGTGCTCCTGCTTTCCTCAAGATGTGCAGAAATGGCGGTGTTTTCCTGGAGGACCTTCAG CAAATGAGAGTGCGAACTATAACTGGTACAACTTATTACATGAGATCAGGTGCAAGGATTACTGGAGAAGTTCATGAGAGGTTTATGCTGATTGATGGAAACAAAGTGGCTACAGGTTCTTACAG ATACAACTGGACTGATGGCAAAATAAACAGCAGCAACCTAATCGAGCTTTCTGGTCAAATAACAGAGAAATTTGACGAGGAGTTCCGCATCCTTTATGCCCAGTCTCTACCTATAAACACTCGAGGACCTCCAAGTGTCCGAAACAGCAGCATCTACGAGCATCTCCTCATTAAACACTCCATCACCTCCTCTCCTCAACTGGCCAGAGAGAGGCCAGTGTGTCTGACCAGCACACCCAGCCGCAACCCCTTAAACTTAGCTAGCCAGCCGCCGTGTGAACCATCGACTCCAGATCGTCATAAAACCAACTCAGTGTCCGACTCCTCCACCATAGGTGAGGAGTGGACTGAGCAGCAGCACATGCAGGAGGAGATCCTGGCTGGTAGCACCACTCAGCGCTTCCCTGCAGATCAGCTAGCAGAGAAAGAGCCGGCCACCCCCAGCCCTGTTTCTTGCCACGCCTCCACACAGACCAGCCAGTCAGTAATGGACAGTTACACACAGATTGAATTCCAGCTCACACAGCACCCCAACCTTATCACACCAACGAGCACAGGGCCAAACCAGGCCACCTCCATCTCCTTTCCGTCTCCCAGGCAGAGCTCGCCCACCCAGGCAGCACCAGACGGCACCTTAAAGGACAGCTTCCACAAGCTGACCAAAGAGCGCCAGCACCACTACTCCACCATCCGCTCTAAGCTGGAGCACATGGTGACCACCCTGTCCCAGAGGCGAGAGCTAGTGGACGTCACCAACATGACTCAGTGGCCTGGTGCTCACAGCAGGCCGAGGGTACACAAAGACTGCAAGCAGGAACCAAACCCCAGACTGCTTGTTGAAAGTGTGGGCATGGGCACATGGCCAGGAGCCAGATGTGTACACTAG